The DNA sequence ATTCCGCGGGGCGGTACTGCTTTGGCTGAGGCAATAAGAAAAGGTCTTACTACTTTTGAGCGGAATTCAAAGAATCGCAAGGCGATAATCTTAATTACCGATGGCGAGAACCACGAGGATGACCCCCTGAAAGCATCCGAGGAGGCAAAAAGACAGGAAGTAGTTATCTATACTGTTGGCGTAGGGAAAAAGGAAGGTTCCTATATCAGGATAAAAAACGAAAGTGGTCAGGAAACATTACTGAAAGACAAACAAGGGCAGGTTGTCAAATCAAGGCTCGATGAGATTACCTTAAACAAAATCGCATTGGGAACCGGCGGGCTTTATACTCCGGCGTATGGAACAAAGTGGGGTTTGGAGAAGGTGTATAAGGATAGCATCGCACAGATAGAAGAGTCTACGTATAAAACACAACGGGTAAAACGGTATGTGAACCGTTATCAGATCCCACTTCTTATTGCAATAATTGTCATTACCGTAGAAAGTTTTTTGATGGAGAGAAGAAAAGTAGTTAGTCCTGTTACCTATCCGTAGGGCAACCCTTTAGGGTTGCCACCCCTGTGCACGTTCATGCGGGGGAGCAAGGCTAAAGCCTTGCCCTACATCTACATTTTGAGGAATGAACCCACCCCTAACCCCTCCCAGGAGGGGAATAAAAAAAGTCCCCTCTCGGGAGGGGATTGAGAGGTGGGTAAATTGAGAGGAAACTCACCCCTTAGCCCCATCCAGAGAGCATCGGAGTGGGTAAAAAAGAACAGTCGTTGGGGTTTGCCTTTTAAAACCCAACCTAATTTAATTGTATAGGAATTTTCATTTTATTTAAGCGGTTTTCAGGGTGGCACGGACAAACTTCGTTTGCCCGTGTTGCCGTCTTTAACTTGATGTATAGGAATTTCAAAGTATTTTGTTTTTCCATGTCATTACTCTGGTAAATAGTATGCTTAATAAGAAAAATTGCAGTTTACTCTTCGTAGTATTCCTTGGGATTTTATCCATAGGGTGGATTGACCCATTGGCTGATAAGGTACGGGAGGGAAATCAGCTTTATCATAATGGCAAGTATGATGAGGCATTGGATAAATATATAAATGCACAAATAGATTTACCTGGCGCGAGCCGACTCGATTTTAATGTAGCCGATGCTCAATACAAACGGGGTAAATACGAAGAGGCTACTCAGTTATTTGACAAGGTTATAAAATCTGACGATGCTGGAATGAGAGCAAGATCGAGTTTTAATATGGGTAATGCCCTGTATCGCCAGGGTAAAATGAAAGAGGCATTGGAATGCTATAAGAAGACTGTGGATTTTGCTGAAGAAGCAGAAGGCAGGGGGGGTAGTAATCTTGATACATTGAAAAATGATGCAAAGTATAACTACGAATATGTTGAAAAGAAGATGAAAGAGGAGAAGCAACAGCAGCAAAATCAGGATCAAAAAGATCAACAACAGAAAGAAGACCCTAAAAAAGACGATAAACAATCAGACGAAAATAAAGGCGAGGATAAGGAAAAAGAGCAGCAAAAGCCCCAGGAGGAGAAGGATAAAGAACCATCCGAACCAGAGGATACTCAGGAAAAGGATAGGAATGAAGAAGATAAACATCAAAACCAGTCTCAGAAAGATAAACAAAAAGATCAACCTTCTGAACAGCAACAACAGCAGCAACAACAGCAGCAACAACAGCAGCAACAACAACAACAGCAGTTACAGCCACAGGGACAGAAACAGATGTCAAAAGAGGAGGCAGAACAATTGCTGGAGGCATTGAACCAGTCCGAAAAAGAGGCGAGGGCAATGAAAAGAGATGCACAGCGCGTACAACATGGGTCCGCTGAAAAGGATTGGTAATTCATTCATGAGAGTAAAATTTACCGCAGACGGCACCGAGAGAAAGGGAACAGGCAAAGATAAAAATGAAAACATTTTTTCATGAGAATCTCTGAGGTTTTTGTGTCCTCTGCAGGCAAGTTAATTTTTATGTGTTAGAAAGGTATTACAGAATGGGAAAATATGTAAGATATGTAAGCCTCTGTATCGGGATTATCATAACCTTTGGGTATATGGGGAGTGTATGTGCTCAGGATATTAGTTTAACGGCGACTGTTGACCAGAATATCCTGAAATTGCATGATCGTCTGGAATTAACATTAACGGTTCATGGCACGCAGGATACACCACCACCCTCATTCCCAAATGTCGAAGGTTTTACCTTATTATTTGGTCCAAAGGTTTCTGCACAAACAAGGATCGTCAATGGTGATGTTTCCATAAGTAAAGGATATACGTATGTATTACAACCTGCAGCAAAAGGTAAATTTACTATTGGGCCATCTACGGTAGAATATAAAGGGAAGGTTTATTCTTCTCGTCCAGTACAGGTTGAAGTCGTTGATTCATCTCACTCGGCGGATTCACAATCACCGGATCTCGACAAACTCATCTTTCTGGAACTCTCTGCCGATAAGAATGATGCCTATATTTATGAACAGGTTGTGCTATCATTCAAATTCTTCTTCCAGAAGGGATTGCCGGTTAGTGATATTGATTATACGGCGCCGGTTACAAAAAATTTTATGGAAGAAAAACTTGGAGACCAAAGACAGTATGAGGAAATTCGTGACGGGATTATCTACAATGTCTTAGAGCTTCGCACAGCCCTTTTCCCTATGGTTTCCGGGGAACTCACGGTGTCGCCCGCAAAGTTGAAATGCGATTTAATTATTCAGCAAAGGAGGAGTCGCAGGGATTCAAATCATGATAGTTTTTTTGATGATGCCTTTTTCGATGACTTTTTTGGCAAGGAACAGAAGAGATATCCTCTTGAAAGGTCAACGAAGCCAGTAACCATAAAGGTTAAACCGATGCCTGAACAAGGTAAGCCGAAGGAGTTTAAAGGCGCTGTAGGCACGTATGAGATGGAGGCCTCTATAGGGACACGGCAAGTAAAGGTAGGCGACCCGATTACCTTTTCCATTTCAATATATGGAGAAGGAAACATTCAGACAATTAATGAGCCTGTGCTGGCGTTACATAACGAAAATGATTTTAAACTATATCCTGCTGAATCTCATACACAAATTACGAACCGTGAGGAATTGATTCGGGGGCGAAAGGTATTTAGCAAGGTGATTGAACCTCAAAAAACAGATCTGAAATATACCCCTGCTATTGTATTTAGCTTTTTTGATCCATCCGCAGGACAATACAAGACGATTACCAAAAACCCCATGCCTATTCTTGTTGAGGCTGGCCAGCAGGAAATGCCGATTCAATTAACACTTCCCGGTGATACTGCGCCATCGGCAAAACAGCATGCACAAATATTAACACAAGATGTCTTGCCTATTATGACGAATCTGGCCTCGCTGCGGAATCAGAATACCTCTGTCTATAAAAGCCCTCTTATAATAGCGTGCCTTTCTATTCCATCGGTTGCGGTTATAGCTTCATTGCTGATAACAAGGCATAAAGAAAAATTGCAGTCAGATGTCGGGTATGCCAGGAACAGGCGGGCGCATACCATTGCAAAAAAGAGGCTGGCAATAGCACAATCGGTGCTCTCCCAAAACACGCCTGCAGAATTTTATTCAGCTCTTTCCAGGGCGCTGGCTGATTACCTTGCAGATAAATGTAACATTTCTGCAACAGATGCCTCCGATGAGAAAATTGGTTATGTATTAAAACATCGGGGGGTTGAAGACGAATTGACAGGAGAACTCTTCCGTTGTTTAACCAATTTTGATTATCGGCGCTTTTCGGGAGACGGAGGAACAAAGGACGAGATGGATCGTTCTTTAAAACTTGCAGAACAACTTATTACAAGACTGGAGAAACAATTATCATGAAGGTGCGTTTCATTGCTCTTTTCTTCTTTCTTCTTTCTTTTTTTATCTATGAGGAACTTTTTGCATCCGCACTATCAAGGGATGGGGCAATAAAATTATTTACTGATGCAAATGAAAACTATCAGCAAGCTGCAAAGCTTATTGCAGCAAAAAATAATCAAGAGGCAGATAAAAAATTACATGATGCGGCATTGCAATACGAAAAGATACTGGCGAATGGATTCAAACATGGCCAAATATACTACAATCTGGGAAATACCTATTATCGTCAGGGAGCATTAGGAAAAGCTATTGTAAGTTACCGAAAGGCTCAGCGCCTTATGCCAAGGAATGCAGATATCGATGCTAATCTGAAATTGGTTAAAAGTGCTATAGAGGATAAGGAATTAGTCCATGAAACCCCGGTTGTGATTCAAAGGATATTTTTTTGGCTTTTCCTGTTAAACCAGAATGAATTGATACTAACAGCCGTATCTCTGTATGCTGTGTTGATGGTCTTAATTCTCTCTTTCATTATTCTTAAATATCCATGGTTTAAAAGGATTATCATAGGTTTTACCTTCGGCCTGTGTATTGTAGTGGTATCACTGGGTATTAAAATCTATAGAGAACAGGGAATACATCGTGGGGTAATTGTTGTGAAAAAGTGCCAGA is a window from the Candidatus Jettenia sp. genome containing:
- a CDS encoding tetratricopeptide repeat protein, whose protein sequence is MKVRFIALFFFLLSFFIYEELFASALSRDGAIKLFTDANENYQQAAKLIAAKNNQEADKKLHDAALQYEKILANGFKHGQIYYNLGNTYYRQGALGKAIVSYRKAQRLMPRNADIDANLKLVKSAIEDKELVHETPVVIQRIFFWLFLLNQNELILTAVSLYAVLMVLILSFIILKYPWFKRIIIGFTFGLCIVVVSLGIKIYREQGIHRGVIVVKKCQILYGPGKEYEPKFEIHDGAECIVEDEKDGWYRVYMYVGVKQDTESKAGMEEKASKELRRGWLQKGNVDII
- a CDS encoding VWA domain-containing protein — its product is MKYGNLNYLYLLPVIPLLIVGYIFVFRKKMKDLHTFANIELLQKVGLSLSRKKQWFRAALMTTGILFLIFTLIEPKWGYHWEEVEKKGIDIVIAVDTSRSMLADDVKPNRLEVAKREIEDLLHVLEGDRIGLVAFAGSAFTYCPLTSDYGAFRLFLNDLNTHIIPRGGTALAEAIRKGLTTFERNSKNRKAIILITDGENHEDDPLKASEEAKRQEVVIYTVGVGKKEGSYIRIKNESGQETLLKDKQGQVVKSRLDEITLNKIALGTGGLYTPAYGTKWGLEKVYKDSIAQIEESTYKTQRVKRYVNRYQIPLLIAIIVITVESFLMERRKVVSPVTYP
- a CDS encoding tetratricopeptide repeat protein; amino-acid sequence: MLNKKNCSLLFVVFLGILSIGWIDPLADKVREGNQLYHNGKYDEALDKYINAQIDLPGASRLDFNVADAQYKRGKYEEATQLFDKVIKSDDAGMRARSSFNMGNALYRQGKMKEALECYKKTVDFAEEAEGRGGSNLDTLKNDAKYNYEYVEKKMKEEKQQQQNQDQKDQQQKEDPKKDDKQSDENKGEDKEKEQQKPQEEKDKEPSEPEDTQEKDRNEEDKHQNQSQKDKQKDQPSEQQQQQQQQQQQQQQQQQQQLQPQGQKQMSKEEAEQLLEALNQSEKEARAMKRDAQRVQHGSAEKDW
- a CDS encoding BatD family protein, whose product is MGKYVRYVSLCIGIIITFGYMGSVCAQDISLTATVDQNILKLHDRLELTLTVHGTQDTPPPSFPNVEGFTLLFGPKVSAQTRIVNGDVSISKGYTYVLQPAAKGKFTIGPSTVEYKGKVYSSRPVQVEVVDSSHSADSQSPDLDKLIFLELSADKNDAYIYEQVVLSFKFFFQKGLPVSDIDYTAPVTKNFMEEKLGDQRQYEEIRDGIIYNVLELRTALFPMVSGELTVSPAKLKCDLIIQQRRSRRDSNHDSFFDDAFFDDFFGKEQKRYPLERSTKPVTIKVKPMPEQGKPKEFKGAVGTYEMEASIGTRQVKVGDPITFSISIYGEGNIQTINEPVLALHNENDFKLYPAESHTQITNREELIRGRKVFSKVIEPQKTDLKYTPAIVFSFFDPSAGQYKTITKNPMPILVEAGQQEMPIQLTLPGDTAPSAKQHAQILTQDVLPIMTNLASLRNQNTSVYKSPLIIACLSIPSVAVIASLLITRHKEKLQSDVGYARNRRAHTIAKKRLAIAQSVLSQNTPAEFYSALSRALADYLADKCNISATDASDEKIGYVLKHRGVEDELTGELFRCLTNFDYRRFSGDGGTKDEMDRSLKLAEQLITRLEKQLS